GGCCTTCTTCGGGCGCGCGCTGCGCCCACGGCGGGGCGGACGGCGGCTTTCAGTCATGCAATTGGGTGTAGGACCACGAGGGTCGTTGCGGAGCGAACCGCAGAGCCAGCGATGTGCTGCGAGCGTCCAGACGAATCCGGCCAGGTCCCGGTCAGTCTGCCGGGGAGGCGCCGCGCTCAAGGGCGGGGCGGGGGAGCGTCGGGGAGCGCGATCGTCCGGTGGGCAAGGCCGCGCCGTGACGAGCGTGAATGAGTATCACCTGTCCCGGGACGGGACGCAACCCTTTCCCCGCACCCCGGGCTGGAACCGGGTCAGACCCGGTCGGGCGGGACCTGTTCCCGGACGATCCGCACCAGTCGACGGCACAGCTCGATCGCCCGCTCCACCGACGCCCGATGCTCCACCGGCAGCTCCTCCATCTCGAGGAGTTGCAGCTCGGCCAGGAGCGCGGCCAGCGGGTTGTTCAACGTGTGTTGCAGTCCCTTCGGACGGTCCGGCGTGGTCAACAGGTCTCCGGTGCCAAGCGTGATCGCATACGCATAACTTTCCCCAATGGTCCGCCAAGCGCCAGATGCGCGCGCCGCCGTCGCGGCCGCCGTTCGTGACTACAAATCCGAAGCCGACATCCCCCAGCTCCTCGCCCGCCTCGACGCCATCTGCGCCGACACGGCCGACACCGCCGCGCTCGTCGCGGCGGTGGAGCCCTTCCGCGAGATGCACGAGGTCGCCGGCCCCGTCTACGAACGCGTCGTCGAGCGCGAGCCCGAGAACGCCACGGCGCTCGTCGCCCTCGCCAACGCCTACTGGCTCACGGGCCGCGGTCCCGACGTCGTGGGGGCGATCGCGTCGCGCGCGCTCGCGGTCGATCCGTCCAATCGTGCGGCCTGGCACCTCTGGGCGCTCACCGAGCCGTCGCCCCGCGGCCGCATGAACCGCTGGCATCAGGTCACCCAGCGCTTCCCCGAGGACAAGCTCGCCCACGCCGCCCTGGCCGACAACGCGGCCGGGGTGGCGAGCGCCGAGAACGATTCGGTCGCGCTCAAGCTCGCGGTGGGGACCTACGAGATGCTCCTCGCCACCGCCACCGCACCCAACGAGCGCACCGCGCTCACCGATGCGCTGACGACCCTGAAGAAGTGGTCGTTCTGACCGCCGTCGGGACCAACCGCTCCATCAGCCGGTCGATCAGCTCCGCGGGCGCGACCCGTTCGCGCGCCCGCGCCGTGGTCATGCCGGTGGCCCATCGCATCGTCTTCGTGAGATGATGCGCGCTCGAGAAGCGTAGCGCCTCCGCCACCGCCTCGATCGCCTCGTCCGACTCGCGGAGCAGCGCATATGCGCGGAGTGCGCGCGCTGCGGCGATCACCTCGCGCGGCGAGGCGAACTCCGCGCGCTCGAACTCGCGATAGACCGTGCGGCGCGACACGGCGGCCGCGGCCGCGAGGTCGGGCACGCCACGGAACGCCGCCGGCGTGCGGATCACCCGCTCGACCGCGCGCGCGACCTCCGCGGGCAGCCGGCCGAGCGGCGCCTCGAGGCGCGCGAGCAGCGCCGCGCCGAGCGCGACGCCCGGCTGCGACGCGAGGACCGCCTCGAGCTGCCAGCGTTCGTCGTCGTGGTCATGGAGCACGAGCTGCGCGAATCCCGCCCGCCCGAGCGCGGCCAGCGCGCCGGCCGTCGGGGCCCCGAGGGCGGCGTAGATGACGAAGGGCATCGACTTGAAGCGCGCGCGCAGCGCGACGATCGGCGCCGCGTCGGTGCGCCCGCCGCCGAACGCGGGATCGGCGATCACGACGTCCACCGCGCAGCGGCGCACGATGCTCTCCGCGTGCTCCCAGTCCGCCGCCACCTGGACGCGGTGCGGTGCATCGAGCGCCGCGCGGAGGCGGTCGAGGCGCGCGGGGGGCAGGCAGGCGAGGACGATCATGGGGACGGCTCCGGCGCGAGTCCCGCGCCGCGCAGCGCGTCGGCGATGGCGCGCGCGACCTCGATCGCCGTCGCGCGATCCGATTCCGCGCGCCGCGGTGACGGCCGCGTTCCGGCGAGGCGGATCGCCTCGAGCGCGCCGCGGGTCACGCGCGCCGCATCGATCGCGCCCATCACCTCGAGCCACCCGGCGAGGGAGACGAGGATCTCGTCGCGCTCGATGACGCCCGGCGCGAGGTCGAAGGCGCGGAACGCCTGTCGGGCCGCGGCCCCGCGGTCACCGCGCGCCCAGCTCAGCTGCGCGCGTTCGTAGAGCAGCATCGACGTCACCACCGCCGACTGCGCGTCCTCCGCATCGGCGATGAGCTCGTCGATCATCGCGTCCGCGGCGGCATGGTCGCCGCGATCCCAGAGGACCTTCGCCCGACCGAGCCGCGCGAGGAGCTGTCGCAGGCGATCGCGGTCCCGCGCCGCGAGGGCGGCCGCCTGCGCGTAGCACTGGTCGGCCCATCCCAGCTCGCCCGCGCGTCGCAGGCAGCGGCCGGCGCGCATCTGGCTCTCGAACGCGAGGTCCAGCTGCGTCACCGGATCCGCGTGCCGGGCGATCGTCGCGTAGACGTCGCCCGCCTCGGCCTGGTGGCCGCGCGACTCGAGCAGCACGGCCAGCCCGTGCAGGCGCGGCAGCAGCGGGTGCGGCTCCGCCGCCGGCAGCGCGACCAGCGTCTCGGTGATCGCCGCGAGGATGCCGCGCAGCTCGGCGTCGACCTCCAGTCGCGCGATGTCGTCGCGCGTGGTCGCGAGTGTGCGCGACGACTCCGATGTCATCACGGAGCCGAACGCCACCCAGTGGTCGAAGAGCCGGAGGGTGAGGAACGCGGCCTGCGCCGCCCGGAATCGCGGATCCTCGGGCGCGACCGTCGCCATCGTCTCGAGCAGCGAGACGTGGCGGAGGGCGGGGTGCGGGGTGCGGGGGCGGCGGATCGGCATCGCTCCTCGAAGCTACGGCCGATGTCGCACGATCCTCCCGCCGGGTGTCACAGATTGACGCTATCGGGCACGAACGGAGGGTTCCGGGGCCGGTCCCGCCACGTACCGCCCGCGCCGCTCGATCACCCCGAGCCACATCTCCAGCTCCTCGGCGAACACCTGTATCCGCGGGATCCGCAGCGGATCGAACGCGCTGTCGTACGGGCTCCGCGCCGGGCCGCCCGAGACCATGAGGATCGCGTCGATCGTGTAGCGCGTCGTCCGCTTCGAGCGCGGATCGGTCCACGCGCCCGCGCGCAGCAGCCCGCGGTCCTTCGGCCAGATCCCGAGCGGTAGCGCGAGCGTGCGCATCTGCACGGTCGTCCCCGCCGAGTCGAGCGCGATCTGCGCGCGCGCCACCTGCTCCTGCACGCCCTCCGCGCTCATGCGCGCGAGGTTCGCATGCCACAGGGTGTGGTTGCACAGCTCGTACCCGCCGCGCGCGAGGTACTGCACCTTCTTCATGCGCCACTCGGTGCGCTGCCCCTGGATCCCCTTGTCGCCGAAGAAGGCGTGTCCTTCGGTCGCACTCGGGAGCACGCAGAAGACGGCGCGGCCCTTCCATTCGGGATGCCGGGCCGCGAACGCCTCCCACACGCCGAGCGCGGAGGTGGGATCGACGACGAGGGAGTCGCCGCGCTGGACGAACCGGAACTGCCCGGGCGACGCATCGTCGAAGGTGATCACCACCGGCGAGAGACCGGGCCCGACGTCGATGCGGCGCTCGACGAGTTGGCGCACGGTGATGGGGCGATAGCCGCGCGCATGGAGGAGATCGAGGTCCTTGGCGAAGCGCTGCCAATTCCGCGACCAGCGGCTCTCGCGGTCGCCGATCAGGTGGTACTCGATGACAGGGATCGCACCGAGGCGGTT
This region of Gemmatimonadota bacterium genomic DNA includes:
- a CDS encoding polysaccharide deacetylase family protein; translation: MLKSPRSLLALVSFATSLAAQPATPATASRAPNRLGAIPVIEYHLIGDRESRWSRNWQRFAKDLDLLHARGYRPITVRQLVERRIDVGPGLSPVVITFDDASPGQFRFVQRGDSLVVDPTSALGVWEAFAARHPEWKGRAVFCVLPSATEGHAFFGDKGIQGQRTEWRMKKVQYLARGGYELCNHTLWHANLARMSAEGVQEQVARAQIALDSAGTTVQMRTLALPLGIWPKDRGLLRAGAWTDPRSKRTTRYTIDAILMVSGGPARSPYDSAFDPLRIPRIQVFAEELEMWLGVIERRGRYVAGPAPEPSVRAR
- a CDS encoding helix-turn-helix transcriptional regulator, which codes for MIVLACLPPARLDRLRAALDAPHRVQVAADWEHAESIVRRCAVDVVIADPAFGGGRTDAAPIVALRARFKSMPFVIYAALGAPTAGALAALGRAGFAQLVLHDHDDERWQLEAVLASQPGVALGAALLARLEAPLGRLPAEVARAVERVIRTPAAFRGVPDLAAAAAVSRRTVYREFERAEFASPREVIAAARALRAYALLRESDEAIEAVAEALRFSSAHHLTKTMRWATGMTTARARERVAPAELIDRLMERLVPTAVRTTTSSGSSAHR